One genomic segment of Pseudomonas fortuita includes these proteins:
- a CDS encoding ABC transporter ATP-binding protein, translated as MNQPLIELHDLVFAWPGQPPLLDIPAFHLNAGEALFLKGPSGSGKTTLLGLLGGVNVPAQGSIQLLGQDLGKLGQGARDRFRVDHTGYIFQQFNLLPFLSVRENVELPCRFSRSRKARAEQRHGSVDQAASTLLAHLGLDDPALLARRADSLSIGQQQRVAAARALIGQPELVIADEPTSALDADTREAFIRLLFDECRAAGTSLLFVSHDQSLAPLFDRHLSLADLNRAAKPREA; from the coding sequence ATGAACCAGCCGCTGATCGAACTGCATGACCTGGTGTTCGCCTGGCCAGGTCAGCCGCCGCTGCTGGATATTCCGGCATTCCACCTGAACGCGGGTGAAGCCCTGTTTCTCAAGGGCCCCAGCGGCAGTGGCAAAACCACTTTGCTGGGCCTGTTGGGCGGGGTGAACGTGCCGGCGCAGGGCAGCATCCAGTTGCTCGGGCAGGACCTCGGCAAGCTGGGCCAGGGTGCCCGTGATCGCTTTCGGGTCGATCACACGGGCTACATTTTCCAGCAGTTCAACCTGCTGCCATTCCTCTCGGTACGTGAGAACGTCGAGCTGCCCTGCCGCTTCTCGCGCAGCCGCAAGGCACGCGCCGAGCAGCGCCACGGCAGTGTCGACCAGGCCGCAAGCACGCTGCTCGCCCACCTGGGCCTGGACGACCCGGCCCTGCTCGCCCGCCGCGCCGACAGCCTGTCGATCGGCCAGCAGCAGCGCGTCGCCGCTGCCCGCGCCCTGATCGGTCAGCCGGAGCTGGTGATTGCCGACGAACCGACCTCGGCGCTGGATGCTGACACACGCGAAGCGTTCATCCGCCTGCTGTTCGATGAGTGTCGCGCTGCCGGCACCAGCTTGCTGTTCGTCAGCCACGACCAGAGCCTGGCGCCCCTGTTCGACCGTCACCTTTCCCTGGCCGACCTCAACCGCGCCGCCAAGCCCCGGGAGGCCTGA
- a CDS encoding DUF2796 domain-containing protein, translating to MRRLLLALPFALLPLAVAHAHDDHDHDHAHGTLGAHEHGVAKLNIVLDGNTLELELDSPAMNLVGFEHAASSDADKAKVAAVHQQLEQPLKLFGLSAAANCKEEQQELESPLFGDAAKADDDDDEHAHGHPHSDIGAHYQLTCANPEKLTQFDLTPLFKAFPATQKINVQLIGPNGQKGVETTPAKAVVAF from the coding sequence ATGCGTCGCCTGCTGCTCGCCCTGCCCTTCGCCTTGCTGCCACTGGCCGTGGCCCATGCCCACGATGACCATGATCATGATCACGCCCATGGTACGCTCGGCGCCCACGAGCATGGCGTGGCCAAGCTCAACATCGTGCTCGATGGCAACACCCTTGAGCTGGAGCTGGACAGCCCGGCGATGAACCTGGTGGGCTTCGAGCATGCCGCAAGCAGTGATGCCGACAAGGCCAAGGTCGCTGCCGTGCACCAGCAACTCGAACAACCCCTCAAGCTGTTCGGCCTTTCTGCAGCAGCAAACTGCAAGGAAGAACAGCAGGAACTGGAAAGCCCGTTGTTCGGTGACGCCGCGAAAGCTGACGACGATGACGATGAACACGCGCATGGCCACCCGCACAGCGACATCGGCGCCCATTACCAACTGACCTGCGCCAACCCCGAAAAACTCACACAGTTCGACCTGACGCCCCTGTTCAAGGCCTTCCCGGCCACCCAGAAAATCAACGTGCAACTGATCGGCCCCAACGGCCAGAAAGGCGTGGAAACCACGCCTGCCAAGGCAGTGGTCGCCTTCTGA
- a CDS encoding winged helix-turn-helix transcriptional regulator: MLDENNAQCPVARALEVLGDRWALMILRDAFDGLRRFSEFQKNLGLAKNILASRLKLLVESGLLALQPASDGSAYKEYVLTEKGLSVFPVVVGLRQWGERYLFEAGEARSELFEAAKGQAIETLQVRALDGRVLGAEDCLRRVVRHG, from the coding sequence ATGCTCGATGAAAACAATGCGCAGTGCCCCGTAGCCCGTGCTCTGGAGGTGCTGGGTGATCGCTGGGCACTGATGATCCTGCGCGATGCCTTTGACGGGCTGCGGCGGTTCAGTGAATTTCAGAAGAACCTGGGGCTGGCCAAGAACATCCTCGCCTCGCGGCTCAAGCTGCTGGTGGAGAGCGGATTACTGGCGCTGCAGCCGGCATCGGATGGCTCTGCCTACAAGGAATATGTGCTGACCGAGAAAGGGCTGTCGGTGTTTCCGGTGGTGGTTGGCTTGAGGCAGTGGGGGGAGCGATACCTGTTTGAAGCGGGGGAAGCGCGTTCTGAATTGTTCGAGGCTGCCAAAGGGCAGGCCATCGAGACATTGCAGGTGCGCGCTTTGGATGGGCGGGTACTGGGGGCCGAGGATTGCCTGCGCAGGGTTGTGCGGCATGGGTGA
- a CDS encoding class I SAM-dependent methyltransferase: protein MAPVALQQALSGLIGEARLIVSELPGCDLKLWLIDDQNMDRAFSSEETRRILEEPPYWSFCWASGLAMARYLAERPEWVAGKRVLDFGAGSGIAGIAAARAGALEVVACDLDPLALDACRANAALNGVELNYSSDFFAEDDRFDLILVADVLYDRANLPLLDAFLGRGRQALVADSRVRNFCHPLYQQLGVLEALTLPDLAEPHEFRRVSLYHASRDAL, encoded by the coding sequence GTGGCACCCGTGGCCCTGCAACAGGCCCTCAGCGGCCTGATCGGCGAAGCGCGCCTGATCGTCAGCGAGCTGCCCGGCTGTGACCTGAAGCTGTGGTTGATCGACGACCAGAACATGGACCGCGCTTTCAGCAGCGAAGAAACCCGGCGCATCCTTGAAGAGCCGCCCTACTGGAGTTTTTGCTGGGCCAGTGGCCTGGCCATGGCCCGCTACCTGGCCGAGCGCCCGGAGTGGGTGGCCGGCAAGCGCGTGCTGGACTTTGGCGCCGGCTCAGGTATCGCCGGTATTGCCGCCGCGCGCGCCGGTGCATTGGAAGTGGTGGCCTGCGACCTCGACCCGCTGGCCCTCGATGCCTGCCGCGCCAATGCCGCGCTGAATGGGGTCGAGCTTAATTACAGCAGTGACTTTTTTGCCGAGGACGACCGCTTCGACCTGATCCTGGTCGCCGATGTGCTGTACGACCGCGCCAACCTGCCGCTGCTGGACGCCTTCCTCGGCCGCGGCCGCCAAGCGCTGGTGGCCGACTCGCGCGTACGCAACTTCTGCCACCCGCTGTACCAACAGCTGGGCGTGCTCGAAGCGCTGACCCTGCCGGACCTGGCCGAGCCACACGAATTCCGCAGGGTCAGCCTGTACCACGCCAGCCGCGACGCCTTATAG
- a CDS encoding MFS transporter, translated as MTPSLTRWIFLLLATTSAMAVATIYFAQPLLESMAADLGVAQQQIGWAVGATQAGYALGLLLIVPLGDLVDRKRLLLGQLLFSALALVGVGMAPNWAMLLLALAITGLMAVMVQVMVAHAASLASPGEQGQAVGTVTSGIVLGILLARLVAGGLADLAGWRSGYLVAAGLLMLLAVVLWRSLPSRQPLMHRPGYRAMLVSQFRLYREDTLLRQRGVFGVLIFAAFSVLWSAMVMPLSAAPLAMSHTEIGLFGLAGVAGTLAAARAGRLADRGLGERTTGLALALLTLSWLPTAFVGQSLIAFVLGVLMLDFAVQAVHVTNQSLLLAGRGAMASRLIGAYMCCYSLGSGLGAVLASWVHAHWGWAAVCGLGMAFSAAALGYWLWLQRARAAEAALQCSGQNL; from the coding sequence ATGACACCTTCGCTGACACGCTGGATATTCCTGTTGCTTGCCACCACCAGCGCCATGGCGGTGGCGACGATTTACTTCGCCCAGCCTCTGCTCGAGTCGATGGCTGCCGACCTGGGGGTGGCGCAGCAGCAGATTGGCTGGGCGGTCGGCGCGACCCAGGCAGGCTACGCCCTCGGGCTACTGCTGATCGTGCCTCTGGGGGACTTGGTCGATCGCAAGCGCCTGTTGCTCGGGCAGTTGTTGTTCTCGGCGCTGGCGCTGGTCGGCGTGGGCATGGCGCCGAACTGGGCGATGTTACTGCTGGCCTTGGCCATTACCGGGCTGATGGCCGTCATGGTCCAGGTAATGGTGGCGCATGCGGCCAGCCTCGCCTCGCCTGGCGAGCAAGGGCAGGCCGTGGGCACCGTCACCAGTGGCATTGTGCTGGGGATTCTGTTGGCGCGGCTGGTGGCGGGCGGGCTAGCCGACCTGGCCGGTTGGCGAAGTGGTTATCTGGTTGCCGCAGGGCTGCTGATGTTACTGGCCGTGGTGCTGTGGCGCAGCCTGCCCAGCAGGCAGCCGTTGATGCACCGGCCTGGCTACCGGGCGATGCTCGTGTCCCAGTTCCGTTTGTATCGGGAAGACACGCTGCTGCGCCAGCGCGGGGTGTTTGGGGTATTGATCTTTGCCGCGTTCAGCGTGCTGTGGAGCGCCATGGTCATGCCCCTCAGTGCTGCGCCATTGGCTATGAGCCATACCGAAATTGGCCTGTTCGGCCTGGCAGGTGTTGCAGGTACTCTGGCGGCAGCGCGCGCCGGTCGCTTGGCCGACAGGGGGCTGGGAGAGCGCACCACCGGGTTGGCGCTGGCGCTGCTGACGCTGTCGTGGTTGCCCACCGCTTTTGTCGGGCAGTCCCTGATAGCCTTTGTGCTAGGCGTGCTGATGCTGGACTTTGCCGTGCAGGCGGTGCATGTCACCAACCAGAGCCTGTTACTGGCAGGGCGCGGCGCGATGGCCAGCCGCTTGATCGGTGCCTACATGTGCTGCTATTCGCTTGGCAGCGGGCTGGGGGCGGTGCTTGCGAGTTGGGTGCATGCCCATTGGGGGTGGGCTGCGGTGTGTGGGCTTGGCATGGCCTTCAGTGCGGCAGCGCTGGGCTACTGGCTCTGGTTGCAACGCGCGAGGGCGGCCGAAGCCGCCCTGCAGTGTTCAGGTCAGAACTTGTAG
- a CDS encoding OmpW/AlkL family protein yields the protein MNKSLLGASLVALALAAPAAHAYQAGDMILRAGAITTAPNESSGDLKFDGNKVSGTKATLDSDTQLGLTFAYMLTDHIGLELLAATPFKHTVGVKGLGGGLDGKLADIKQLPPTLSLQYYPMEPNSRFQPYAGVGINYTLFFDEDLSSARKQQGFSNLKLQDSVGIAGQLGMDYMLTDNLLVNASVWYVDIDTKASVNGPTALGYSKTKVDVDVDPWVYMVGLGYKF from the coding sequence ATGAACAAGTCCTTGCTCGGCGCCTCGCTTGTGGCCCTTGCGCTCGCCGCCCCTGCCGCCCACGCCTATCAGGCGGGGGACATGATCTTGCGCGCAGGCGCAATCACCACTGCCCCGAACGAGAGCAGCGGCGACCTGAAGTTCGACGGCAACAAAGTGTCGGGCACCAAAGCGACCCTGGACAGCGACACCCAGCTGGGCCTGACCTTTGCCTACATGCTCACCGACCACATCGGCCTGGAACTGCTGGCAGCCACCCCGTTCAAGCACACCGTCGGCGTAAAAGGCCTGGGCGGCGGGCTGGACGGCAAACTGGCCGACATCAAGCAACTGCCACCGACCCTGTCGCTGCAGTACTACCCGATGGAGCCGAATTCGCGCTTCCAGCCATACGCCGGCGTGGGTATCAACTACACCCTGTTCTTTGACGAAGACCTGAGCAGCGCGCGCAAGCAACAAGGCTTCAGCAACCTCAAGCTGCAGGATTCGGTAGGTATCGCCGGCCAACTGGGTATGGATTACATGCTGACCGACAACCTGCTGGTCAACGCCTCGGTCTGGTATGTCGACATCGACACCAAGGCCAGCGTCAACGGCCCGACCGCGCTGGGTTACAGCAAGACCAAGGTCGACGTCGACGTCGACCCGTGGGTGTACATGGTCGGCCTTGGCTACAAGTTCTGA
- a CDS encoding NAD-dependent epimerase/dehydratase family protein encodes MADAPILITGGAGFIGSHLCDALLDKGYAVRILDDFSTGRRSNLQVGHPRLELIEGDVADAGLVMQAAAGCSAVVHLAAVASVQASVEDPVRTHQSNFIGTLNVCEAMRVQGLRRVLFASSAAVYGNNGEGESIAEDTPKAPLTPYAVDKLASEQYLDFYRRQHGLEPVVFRFFNIFGPRQDPSSPYSGVISIFCERAVQGLPITIFGDGEQTRDFLYVGDLVQVMVQALEQPQVEEGAVNIGLNQATSLNQLLVALEKVVGSLPAITHVAARAGDIRHSRADNQRLLARFEFPQATSMVEGLAKLLGKH; translated from the coding sequence ATGGCTGACGCCCCCATCCTGATCACCGGCGGTGCCGGCTTCATTGGCTCCCACCTGTGCGATGCGTTGTTGGACAAAGGCTACGCCGTACGCATTCTCGACGACTTCTCCACCGGCCGGCGCAGCAACCTGCAGGTTGGCCACCCGCGTCTGGAACTGATCGAAGGCGATGTCGCCGACGCCGGGCTGGTCATGCAGGCCGCGGCAGGCTGCAGTGCCGTGGTGCACCTGGCGGCGGTGGCCTCGGTACAGGCCTCGGTCGAAGACCCGGTGCGTACCCACCAGAGCAACTTCATTGGCACCCTGAACGTGTGCGAAGCCATGCGCGTGCAGGGTCTGCGCCGGGTGTTGTTCGCCTCCAGTGCGGCGGTGTACGGCAACAATGGCGAAGGCGAGTCGATTGCCGAAGACACGCCCAAGGCGCCGCTGACCCCCTATGCCGTGGACAAGCTGGCCAGTGAGCAGTACCTGGACTTCTACCGCCGTCAGCATGGGCTGGAGCCGGTGGTGTTCCGCTTCTTCAACATTTTCGGGCCACGCCAGGACCCGTCCTCACCGTATTCCGGGGTAATCAGCATCTTCTGCGAGCGCGCAGTGCAGGGCTTGCCGATCACCATCTTCGGCGATGGCGAGCAGACCCGCGACTTCCTCTACGTGGGCGACCTGGTGCAGGTGATGGTGCAGGCGCTGGAGCAGCCGCAGGTCGAGGAGGGGGCGGTGAACATCGGCCTCAACCAGGCTACCTCGCTGAACCAGTTGCTGGTGGCGCTTGAGAAGGTGGTGGGCAGCTTGCCGGCGATTACGCATGTGGCGGCGCGTGCCGGTGACATTCGCCATTCGCGGGCGGATAACCAGCGGTTGCTGGCGCGGTTCGAGTTTCCGCAGGCGACGTCGATGGTCGAGGGCCTGGCCAAGCTTCTCGGTAAACACTGA
- a CDS encoding DUF3299 domain-containing protein: MRMLLALLLLVAMPLWAAEPKELDWPALIPEGAPVIPPQLAPLHDMSQLSNALAAESAPPARQQAPDAPVVKELDGQQVKLPGYIVPLEVSEEGRTTEFLLVPYYGACIHVPPPPSNQIVHIFSEMGVRVEDLYQPYWIEGKMQVRASSSELADAGYQMEAEKIYVYELR; the protein is encoded by the coding sequence ATGCGCATGCTGCTGGCCCTGCTGTTGCTGGTGGCGATGCCTCTTTGGGCCGCCGAACCCAAGGAGCTGGACTGGCCCGCCCTGATCCCCGAAGGCGCCCCGGTCATCCCGCCACAACTGGCGCCGCTGCACGACATGTCACAGCTCAGCAACGCCCTGGCTGCCGAATCTGCCCCGCCCGCGCGTCAGCAAGCCCCCGACGCCCCGGTTGTAAAAGAGCTCGACGGCCAACAGGTCAAGCTGCCTGGCTACATCGTGCCACTGGAGGTCAGCGAAGAAGGCCGCACCACCGAATTCCTGCTGGTCCCTTATTACGGTGCGTGCATCCATGTGCCGCCGCCACCGTCGAATCAGATCGTGCACATTTTCAGCGAGATGGGCGTGCGTGTCGAAGACCTCTACCAGCCCTACTGGATCGAGGGAAAGATGCAGGTTAGAGCCTCCAGCAGCGAACTGGCCGACGCCGGCTATCAGATGGAAGCCGAGAAAATCTATGTTTATGAGCTGAGATGA
- the nrdR gene encoding transcriptional regulator NrdR: protein MHCPFCGANDTKVIDSRLVAEGEQVRRRRECVACGERFTTFETAELVLPRLIKQDGTRQPFDEEKLRAGMQRALEKRPVSVERLEAALAHIKSRLRATGEREVKSLVVGEMVMAELRKLDEVAYIRFASVYRRFQDLDEFREEIDRLAREPAKE, encoded by the coding sequence ATGCACTGTCCCTTTTGCGGTGCCAACGACACCAAGGTCATCGACTCTCGCCTCGTTGCCGAGGGCGAGCAGGTGCGCCGCCGCCGCGAATGCGTGGCCTGTGGCGAGCGCTTCACCACCTTCGAAACCGCCGAACTGGTGCTGCCCCGGCTGATCAAGCAGGACGGCACGCGCCAGCCTTTCGACGAAGAAAAGCTGCGCGCCGGCATGCAGCGGGCGCTGGAAAAGCGCCCGGTCAGCGTCGAGCGCCTGGAAGCGGCGCTGGCGCACATCAAAAGCCGCTTGCGTGCCACTGGCGAGCGCGAAGTCAAATCGCTGGTGGTGGGAGAAATGGTCATGGCCGAGTTGCGCAAGCTCGACGAGGTGGCCTATATCCGCTTTGCCTCGGTGTACCGACGCTTCCAGGACCTCGACGAGTTCCGCGAAGAAATCGACCGCCTGGCCCGTGAGCCGGCTAAAGAGTGA
- a CDS encoding YbaY family lipoprotein, with translation MHYRTLVVLCCAALLAACGSDRPKTDTPPAPTPTRSAKPAEVLGPLPAYQRELSGTLLEIPAGADVELALLVIDERDRPQRLLASSNLTGTGQALPYHLRFNPEAFPAGARVELRGRASSSGQLIMHLPPVRISQAQTQATGPLRFEKAP, from the coding sequence ATGCACTACCGAACGCTCGTTGTGCTGTGCTGCGCCGCCCTGCTCGCTGCCTGCGGCAGCGACAGGCCGAAAACCGATACGCCCCCGGCGCCCACGCCAACCCGCTCGGCCAAACCGGCCGAAGTACTGGGACCGCTGCCGGCCTACCAGCGCGAACTGAGCGGCACCTTGCTGGAAATCCCGGCAGGTGCCGACGTGGAACTGGCCTTGCTGGTCATCGACGAACGCGACCGCCCGCAACGCCTGCTGGCCAGCAGCAACCTGACCGGCACCGGCCAGGCCCTGCCCTACCACCTGCGCTTCAACCCCGAAGCGTTCCCGGCCGGCGCGCGGGTCGAGCTGCGTGGCCGCGCCAGCAGCTCCGGCCAGTTGATCATGCACCTGCCACCGGTGCGTATCAGCCAGGCCCAAACCCAAGCCACCGGCCCGCTGCGTTTCGAGAAGGCGCCGTAA
- the trxA gene encoding thioredoxin, whose amino-acid sequence MTQDTPYIFDATDATFQQLVIENSFHKPVLVDFWAEWCAPCKALMPLLAKIAEGYQGELLLAKINCDVEQQVVAQFGIRSLPTVVLFKDGQPVDGFAGAQPESAIRAMLEPHVQMPAAPVASPLEQAKALFAESRFAEAEALLQALLGEDNSNAEALILYARCLAERGELGEAQVVLDAVKTDEHKAALAGAKAQLTFLRQAASLPEVADLKSRLAQNPQDDEAAYQLSIQQLARQQYEAALDGLLKLFQRNRGYENGLPQKALLQVFELLGGDHPLVGVYRRKLSAAMF is encoded by the coding sequence ATGACCCAAGACACGCCTTACATTTTCGACGCTACCGATGCCACCTTCCAGCAACTGGTAATCGAGAACTCCTTCCACAAGCCGGTGCTGGTGGACTTCTGGGCCGAGTGGTGCGCGCCCTGCAAGGCACTGATGCCGTTGCTGGCCAAGATCGCCGAGGGTTACCAGGGCGAGCTGCTGCTGGCCAAGATCAACTGCGACGTGGAGCAACAGGTGGTTGCCCAGTTCGGCATTCGCAGCCTGCCGACCGTCGTGCTGTTCAAGGACGGCCAGCCGGTGGACGGTTTTGCCGGGGCTCAGCCGGAATCGGCGATTCGCGCCATGCTCGAGCCGCACGTGCAGATGCCCGCTGCACCCGTCGCTTCGCCGCTGGAGCAGGCCAAGGCGCTGTTTGCCGAAAGCCGCTTTGCCGAAGCCGAAGCGTTGCTGCAGGCACTGCTGGGTGAGGACAACAGCAACGCCGAGGCGCTGATCCTGTACGCCCGCTGCCTGGCCGAACGTGGCGAGCTGGGCGAGGCCCAGGTGGTGCTGGATGCGGTCAAGACCGACGAGCACAAGGCTGCACTGGCCGGGGCCAAGGCCCAGCTGACCTTCCTGCGCCAGGCCGCCAGCCTGCCAGAAGTGGCAGACCTGAAAAGCCGCCTGGCGCAGAATCCGCAGGATGACGAGGCGGCCTATCAGCTGAGCATTCAGCAGCTGGCGCGCCAGCAGTACGAAGCGGCGCTGGATGGGCTGCTGAAGCTGTTCCAGCGTAACCGTGGCTACGAGAACGGGCTGCCGCAGAAGGCGTTGCTGCAGGTGTTCGAGCTGCTGGGGGGGGATCATCCGCTGGTTGGCGTTTATCGCCGCAAGCTATCGGCGGCGATGTTCTGA
- a CDS encoding sugar nucleotide-binding protein, with protein MRMRLMLLGGGNALGQALIRLGAEEDIAFLAPRPPENGWTPANLTQLLDDHRPDALVNLAYYFDWFQAESVSEQRLAQQERAVERLAELCQHHQITLVQPSSYRVFDGSRATAYSEKDEPVPLGLRGQALWRIEQSVRATCPQHVLLRFGWLLDESIDGSLGRFLTRAEQPQELLLADDRRGNPTPVDDAARVILSVLKQLDCSAPLWGTYHYAGNEATTPLALGQAILTEAGQHRQLAVQAPTPQAHAARPDASEEPQNAVLACKKILHTFGIKPRAWRAGLPPLLDRFYRHG; from the coding sequence ATGCGTATGCGCCTAATGCTGTTGGGTGGTGGCAATGCCCTCGGGCAAGCGCTGATTCGTCTTGGGGCCGAGGAGGACATTGCTTTCCTGGCGCCGCGCCCTCCCGAGAATGGCTGGACGCCGGCCAACCTCACTCAGTTGCTCGACGATCACCGCCCCGACGCCTTGGTCAACCTGGCCTATTACTTCGACTGGTTCCAGGCCGAGTCGGTCAGCGAGCAACGCCTGGCTCAACAGGAGCGGGCAGTGGAGCGGCTGGCAGAGCTGTGCCAGCACCACCAGATCACCCTGGTGCAACCTTCCAGCTACCGGGTATTCGATGGTTCGCGGGCAACGGCCTACAGCGAAAAGGACGAGCCCGTGCCGCTGGGCCTGCGTGGCCAGGCCTTGTGGCGCATCGAGCAGAGTGTGCGCGCGACCTGTCCGCAGCACGTACTGCTGCGCTTCGGCTGGTTGCTCGACGAGAGCATCGACGGCTCGCTGGGCCGCTTCCTGACCCGTGCCGAGCAACCGCAGGAGCTGCTGCTGGCCGATGACCGGCGTGGCAACCCGACACCGGTCGACGATGCCGCACGGGTGATTCTGTCGGTGCTCAAGCAACTCGATTGCAGTGCGCCGCTGTGGGGCACTTACCATTACGCCGGCAACGAGGCGACCACGCCGCTGGCGCTGGGCCAGGCGATTCTTACCGAAGCAGGCCAACACCGCCAGCTGGCGGTGCAGGCGCCGACACCGCAGGCCCATGCCGCACGGCCGGATGCCAGCGAAGAGCCGCAGAACGCTGTACTGGCCTGCAAGAAAATCCTTCATACCTTCGGCATCAAGCCGCGCGCCTGGCGCGCCGGCCTGCCGCCTCTACTGGACCGGTTCTACCGCCATGGCTGA
- a CDS encoding ABC transporter permease yields MYLLRLALASLANRRFTAFLTAFAIALSVCLLLAVERVRTEARASFASTISGTDLIVGARSGSVNLLLYSVFRIGNATNNIRWESFQHYAQDPRVKWAIPISLGDSHRGYRVMGTTTDYFSHYQYGRRQHLELSQGREFASDPFEVVLGAEVAEALHYKLGDKLVLAHGVAAISLVKHDDKPFTVVGVLKRTGTPVDRTLHISLGGMQAIHIDWHNGVPARGAGRISAEQARTMDLQPAAITAFMLGLNNKIATFSLQREINEYRSEPLLAILPGVALQELWSLMGTAEQALFVVSLFVVLTGLIGMLTAILTSLNERRREMAILRSVGARPWHIAGLLVLEALSLAAVGIVAGLGLLYAGIALAQGYVQANYGLYLPLALPSAHEWTLLAIILGAALLMGSVPAWRAYRQSLADGLSIHL; encoded by the coding sequence ATGTACCTGCTCCGCCTTGCCCTGGCCAGCCTGGCCAACCGCCGCTTCACCGCCTTTCTCACCGCCTTTGCCATCGCCCTTTCGGTGTGCCTGCTGTTGGCCGTGGAGCGCGTTCGCACCGAAGCTCGCGCCAGCTTCGCCAGCACCATCAGCGGCACCGACCTGATCGTCGGCGCCCGTTCCGGTTCGGTGAACCTGCTGCTGTATTCGGTGTTTCGCATTGGCAACGCGACCAACAACATCCGTTGGGAAAGCTTCCAGCACTATGCGCAGGACCCGCGAGTGAAATGGGCGATCCCGATCTCGCTGGGCGATTCGCACCGCGGCTACCGAGTGATGGGCACCACGACGGATTACTTCAGCCATTACCAGTACGGCCGCCGCCAGCATCTGGAACTGAGCCAGGGGCGTGAGTTCGCCAGCGACCCGTTCGAGGTGGTGCTCGGCGCTGAAGTGGCCGAGGCGTTGCACTACAAGCTGGGTGACAAGCTGGTGCTGGCCCACGGCGTGGCCGCCATCAGCCTGGTCAAGCATGATGACAAGCCATTCACCGTGGTCGGTGTGCTCAAGCGCACCGGCACACCGGTCGACCGCACCCTGCATATCAGCCTGGGCGGTATGCAGGCCATCCATATCGACTGGCACAACGGCGTACCCGCCCGTGGCGCTGGGCGCATCAGCGCCGAGCAGGCACGCACGATGGACCTGCAACCCGCAGCCATTACCGCGTTCATGCTGGGCCTTAACAACAAGATCGCGACTTTCAGCCTGCAGCGCGAGATCAACGAGTACCGCAGCGAGCCGTTGCTGGCAATCCTCCCGGGCGTGGCCCTACAGGAGCTATGGAGCCTGATGGGCACGGCGGAACAAGCGTTGTTCGTGGTCTCGCTGTTCGTGGTGCTGACCGGCTTGATTGGCATGCTCACGGCAATTCTCACCAGCCTCAACGAGCGCCGCCGGGAGATGGCGATCTTGCGGTCGGTCGGGGCCAGGCCGTGGCATATCGCGGGGCTGCTGGTACTGGAAGCGCTGTCACTGGCAGCGGTCGGGATCGTGGCCGGGCTTGGCTTGCTGTATGCGGGGATTGCCCTGGCGCAGGGGTACGTGCAGGCCAACTATGGCTTGTATCTGCCACTGGCCTTGCCGAGCGCACATGAATGGACCTTGCTGGCTATCATCCTGGGGGCGGCGTTGCTGATGGGCAGCGTGCCGGCGTGGCGGGCTTATCGGCAGTCGCTGGCCGATGGCCTGTCCATACACCTCTGA